A genomic region of Arachis hypogaea cultivar Tifrunner chromosome 5, arahy.Tifrunner.gnm2.J5K5, whole genome shotgun sequence contains the following coding sequences:
- the LOC112801894 gene encoding eukaryotic translation initiation factor 5 — protein MALQNIGAANSDDAFYRYKMPKMITKIEGRGNGIKTNIVNMVDIAKALARPASYTTKYFGCELGAQSKFDEKSGTSHVNGAHDTAKLAGLLENFIKKFVQCYGCGNPETEILITKSQMIQLKCAACGFVSDVDMRDKLTTFILKNPPETKKGSKDKKAMRRAEKERLKEGEMADEEQKKIKKEVKKKGSSTVKDGSTKPSTKKKASASDDDHVSPTHSQVDEKEDASQEDGDDDIQWQTDTSLEAAHQRIQEQLSAVTADMVMLSTNEPEKNGKIATKASNGSQNGDSPNYSTLVEVKAILNKGVGAKDLQSHLAALPASAQDKTNALFEALFEGIEKGFGKEVIKKKSYLAAAVSMEEGSQLLLLGAIEAFCMKSTSSALKEVALILKALYDADVLEEENVLQWYQVGTKGVNKDSKIWKNAKPFIDWLQSAESESEEE, from the coding sequence TTGCCAAGGCATTGGCAAGGCCAGCCTCTTACACAACCAAGTACTTTGGGTGTGAACTTGGAGCCCAGTCAAAGTTTGATGAGAAATCTGGTACTTCTCATGTTAATGGAGCGCACGACACTGCAAAACTTGCTGGCCTTCTTGAGAACTTCATCAAGAAATTTGTTCAATGTTATGGTTGTGGAAACCCCGAAACGGAGATATTGATTACCAAGAGCCAAATGATCCAGCTGAAATGTGCTGCCTGTGGTTTTGTGTCGGATGTGGATATGAGGGACAAGCTGACTACGTTTATTCTGAAGAACCCTCCGGAAACAAAGAAAGGATCCAAAGACAAGAAGGCCATGAGAAGAGCTGAGAAGGAGAGATTGAAGGAAGGTGAGATGGCTGATGAGGAGCAGAAGAAAATCAAAAAGGAGGTTAAGAAGAAAGGCTCATCTACCGTGAAGGATGGCTCTACAAAGCCATCCACTAAGAAGAAAGCAAGTGCCTCCGACGATGACCATGTATCTCCTACTCACAGTCAAGTGGATGAGAAAGAAGATGCTTCTCAGGAAGATGGCGATGATGACATCCAATGGCAAACAGATACATCACTAGAGGCTGCTCACCAACGCATTCAAGAACAGCTAAGTGCTGTAACAGCTGATATGGTCATGCTCTCCACAAATGAGCCGGAGAAGAATGGAAAAATAGCAACCAAGGCAAGCAATGGTTCTCAAAATGGTGACTCACCTAACTATAGTACACTTGTTGAAGTGAAGGCAATTCTGAATAAAGGTGTTGGGGCAAAGGATTTGCAGTCTCATCTGGCAGCACTTCCTGCATCTGCTCAAGACAAGACAAATGCTCTATTTGAGGCCTTATTTGAGGGCATCGAGAAAGGATTTGGAAAGGAAGTGATCAAGAAGAAGAGTTACCTTGCCGCTGCAGTCTCTATGGAGGAAGGATCACAGTTACTGTTGCTTGGTGCAATTGAGGCTTTCTGTATGAAGTCTACTTCCAGTGCTCTGAAGGAAGTTGCCCTTATTTTGAAGGCTCTGTATGATGCTGATGTACTGGAGGAAGAGAACGTATTGCAGTGGTATCAAGTTGGGACGAAGGGCGTTAACAAGGACTCTAAGATATGGAAGAATGCCAAACCCTTCATTGATTGGCTTCAAAGTGCGGAATCAGAGTCAGAGGAAGAATGA